In Triticum aestivum cultivar Chinese Spring chromosome 5B, IWGSC CS RefSeq v2.1, whole genome shotgun sequence, the following proteins share a genomic window:
- the LOC123112060 gene encoding nascent polypeptide-associated complex subunit alpha, muscle-specific form, with product MISLHCLLMTVLPKLFLHEELHTGSVLGAITIGLYVVLWGTEDDGESESMVEENRPDPRVAHTGRLEGNPSRHRPPPLLPATPASPPPEGRPTKPRRTQGWRRRGRSSPIPLHPTPFPSTAPPDLSPGGSSGFHRRRERPPPAVSSPPAAGVVGLPPDAAPPAALVPSAPFGSGAQPVVVLPSPLAVAAGHALLAASTPPPTPATRPSAVAGFLVVALQHQICGFRWPCRPAPRALSLRPRAGRGAPQPLLVGRGAPACCCFFGPP from the exons ATGATATCTCTTCATTGTTTACTCATGACAGTGTTACCTAAGCTCttccttcatgaagaactccataCTGGGAG CGTATTAGGCGCTATCACCATCGGCCTCTATGTAGTCCTGTGGGGTACAGAAGACGATGGAGAGAGTGAGAGCATGGTGGAGGAGAACAGGCCCGACCCTCGCGTCGCCCACACCGGGCGACTCGAGGGGAACCCCAGCCGCCACCGACCGCCGCCCCTCCTCCCGGCCacccccgcgtcgccgccgccggagggccggCCGACGAAGCCGCGCCGGACCCAGGGATGGCGGcggcgaggccgttcttcccccatCCCGCTTCACCCCACGCCCTTTCCCTCCACAGCTCCTCCAGATCTGTCCCCTGGCGGCTCCAGCGGCTTCCACCGGCGCCGTGAGCGGCCTCCCCCGGCGGTGTCTTCCCCGCCCGCTGCTGGTGTGGTGGGTCTCCCTCCGgatgcggctcctcctgctgcacTGGTCCCGTCTGCCCCATTTGGATCTGGGGCCCAGCCGGTTGTGGTGCTCCCCAGCCCGCTTGCCGTGGCGGCCGGGCACGCCCTCCTTGCTGCGTCCACCCCTCCCCCGACCCCCGCCACTCGTCCCTCTGCCGTCGCGGGTTTCCTGGTGGTCGCGCTTCAGCACCAGATCTGCGGGTTCAGGTGGCCTTGTCGGCCGGCTCCCCGTGCTCTCTCGTTGCGGCCTCGCGCTGGCCGTGGTGCACCTCAGCCTCTCCTTGTTGGGCGCGGCGCCCCGGCGTGTTGCTGCTTCTTTGGCCCTCCGTAG